Proteins from a single region of Harpia harpyja isolate bHarHar1 chromosome 14, bHarHar1 primary haplotype, whole genome shotgun sequence:
- the SDK2 gene encoding protein sidekick-2 isoform X3: MSVILNCETSGAPRPAITWQKGERILASGSVQLPRFTLLESGSLLVSPAHLADAGTYACLATNSRGVDEASADLVVWARTRITDPPQDQSVIKGTKAIMSCGVTHDPSVDVRYVWEKDGAPLSPESGPRVRLDELGTLHISQTWSGDIGTYTCKVVSAGGNDSRSAHLRVRQLPHAPESPTATLSPLEKRAINLTWAKPFDGNSPLLRYVVEVSENNAPWTVLLASVDPESTSVMVRGLVPARSYQFRLCAVNDVGRGQFSKDTERVSLPEEPPSAPPQNVIASGRTNQSIMIQWQPPPESHQNGVLKGYIIRYCLAGLPVGYQFKNITNADVNNLLLEDLIIWTNYEIEVAAYNSAGLGVYSMKVTEWTLQGVPTVPPGNVQTEATNSTTIRFTWNPPSPQFINGINQGYKLIAWEPEHEEEATVVTVRPNFQDSVHVGYVAGLRKFAEYFTSVLCFTTPGDGPRSPPQLVRTHEDVPGPVGHLSFSDILDTSLKVSWQEPLEKNGILTGYRISWEEYNRTNTRVTHYLPNVTLEYRVTGLTALTTYTIEVAAMTSKGQGQVSSSTISSGVPPELPGAPTNLGISNIGPRSVTLQFRPGYDGKTSISRWQVEAQVGQSGEAEEWGLVHQLANEPDARSMEVPNLKPYTYYSFRMRQVNIVGTSPPSLPSRRIQTLQAPPDMAPANVTLRTASETSLWLRWMPLQEQEYNGNPDAVGYKIRYARSDGRGQPAMHVVHDRVEREYTIEDLEEWTEYRVQVQAFNAIGSGPWSRSVVGRTRESVPSSGPSNVSALATSSSSMLVQWSDIPEADCNGLILGYKVVYKEKELDTRARFWLAEGNASRSAQLTGLGKYTLYEIRVLAFTRIGDGVPSRPPILERTLDDVPGPPVGILFPEVRTTLVRLIWQPPTAPNGIILAYQVTHRLNTTAVNSAAVEVLEPSARQYTATSLQPEATYLFRIAAQTRKGWGEAAEALVVTTEKRDRPQPPGKPLAQQEEVRARSVMLSWEPGSDGLSPVRYYTVQTRELPDGEWALHSASVSHNVTAFVVDRLKPFTSYKFRVKATNDIGDSEYSEESESLTTLQAAPEEAPTILSVTPHTTTSVLIRWQPPAEDKINGILLGFRLRYRELVYDSLRGFTLRGIGNPGATWAELTPVYTVHNLSEVSLTQYELDNLSKHRRYEIRMSVYNAVGEGPPSPPQEVFVGEAVPTGTPQNVAVQAATATQLDVTWEPPPAESQNGDIQGYKIHFWEAQSQNESARVKTLFLPENGVKLKNLTGYTSYWVSVAAFNAAGDGPRSPPVKGRTQQAAPSAPGSIRFSELTTTSVNVSWEPPPQPNGVLEGYRLVYEPCMPVDASVPAGVSKIVTVDVKGNSPLWMKVKDLAEGVTYRFRIRAKTFAYGPDVEANITTGPGEGAPGPPGEPFISRYGSAITIHWSSGDPGQGPITRYVIEARPSDEGLWDILIKDIPKEVTSYTFSTDILKQGVSYDFRVIAVNDYGYGTPSTPSPSVSAQKANPFYEEWWFLVVIALVGLIFILLLVFVLIIRGQSKKYAKKSDSGNGSKATALSHGEMVSLDEGSFPALELNNRRLSVKNSFCRKNGIYTRSPPRPSPGSLHYSDEDVTKYNDLIPAESSSLTEKPSEVSDSQGSDSEYEVDPGHQKAHSFVNHYISDPTYYNSWRRQQKGISRAQAYSYTESDSGEPDHAPLSNSTSTQQGSLFRPKASRTPTPQTPGNPPSQPGTLYRPPSSLAPGSRAPIAGFSSFV; this comes from the exons ATGTCCGTAATCCTCAACTGCGAGACCTCGGGGGCTCCGCGCCCGGCCATCACGTGGCAGAAAG GGGAGCGGATCCTGGCCAGCGGCTCGGTGCAGCTCCCGCGTTTCACCCTGCTGGAGTCGGGCAGCCTGCTCGTCAGCCCCGCGCACCTCGCCGACGCCGGCACCTACGCCTGCCTGGCCACCAACTCCCGCGGCGTGGACGAGGCGTCTGCCGACCTGGTGGTCTGGG CAAGGACACGTATCACCGACCCGCCGCAGGACCAGAGCGTCATCAAAGGGACCAAAGCCATCATGAGCTGCGGGGTCACCCACGACCCCAGCGTGGACGTCAG gTACGTCTGGGAGAAGGACGGGGCACCGCTGAGCCCGGAGAGCGGCCCACGGGTGCGCCTGGACGAGCTGGGCACCCTGCACATCTCCCAGACCTGGTCGGGCGACATCGGCACCTACACCTGCAAGGTGGTCTCAGCCGGGGGCAACGACTCGCGCAGCGCCCACCTCCGCGTCcg GCAGCTCCCCCATGCCCCCGAGAGCCCCACGGCCACCCTCAGCCCCCTGGAGAAACGGGCCATCAACCTCACCTGGGCCAAGCCCTTCGATGGCAACAGCCCCCTGCTCCGCTACGTCGTGGAGGTCTCCGAAAACA acgcGCCCTGGACCGTGCTGCTGGCCAGCGTGGACCCCGAGTCGACGTCGGTGATGGTGCGGGGCTTGGTCCCCGCTCGCTCCTACCAGTTCCGCCTCTGCGCTGTGAACGACGTGGGCAGGGGGCAGTTCAGCAAGGACACGGAGAG ggtGTCCCTGCCTGAGGAGCCCCCCTCCGCACCTCCCCAGAACGTCATCGCCAGCGGCCGCACCAACCAGTCCATCATGATCCAGTGGCAGCCGCCCCCCGAAAGCCACCAGAACGGTGTCCTCAAGGGCTACATCATCCG GTACTGCCTGGCTGGTTTGCCTGTGGGCTACCAGTTCAAGAACATCACCAACGCCGATGTCAACAACCTGCTCCTGGAGGACCTCATCATCTGGACCAACTATGAGATTGAGGTGGCGGCGTACAACAGTGCCGGCCTGGGGGTCTACAGCATGAAGGTGACCGAGTGGACGCTGCAGGGAG TCCCCACGGTGCCCCCGGGGAACGTGCAGACCGAGGCCACCAACTCCACCACCATCCGCTTCACCTggaacccccccagcccccagttCATCAACGGCATCAACCAGGGGTACAAG CTCATCGCCTGGGAGCCGGAGCACGAGGAAGAGGCGACGGTGGTGACGGTGCGGCCCAACTTCCAGGACAGCGTCCACGTGGGCTATGTGGCCGGGCTGCGGAAATTCGCCGAGTACTTCACCTCGGTGCTGTGCTTCACCACGCCGGGGGACGGCCCGCGCAGCCCCCCCCAGCTGGTGCGCACCCACGAGGACG TGCCTGGCCCCGTGGGACATCTCAGCTTCAGTGACATCCTGGACACATCCCTGAAAGTCAGCTGGCAAGAGCCGCTGGAGAAGAACGGCATCCTGACAG GCTACCGGATCTCCTGGGAAGAATACAACCGCACCAACACGCGGGTGACCCATTACCTGCCCAACGTCACCCTGGAGTACCGCGTCACCGGTCTCACCGCCCTCACCACCTACACCATCGAGGTAGCTGCCATGACGTCCAAGGGCCAGGGCCAGGTCTCCTCCTCCACCATCTCCTCCGGGGTACCACCAG AGCTCCCCGGTGCGCCCACCAACCTGGGCATCTCCAACATCGGACCCCGCTCCGTCACCCTCCAATTTCGCCCGGGCTACGACGGCAAAACCTCCATCTCCCGCTGGCAGGTGGAGGCACAG GTGGGCCAGAGCGGCGAGGCTGAAGAGTGGGGGCTCGTCCACCAGCTCGCTAACGAGCCCGATGCCCGCTCCATGGAGGTGCCCAACCTGAAGCCCTACACCTACTACAG TTTCCGCATGCGGCAGGTGAACATCGTGGGCaccagcccccccagcctgccctcccGGAGAATCCAGACCCTCCAGGCCCCCCCGGACATGGCACCCGCCAACGTCACCCTGAGGACAGCCAGTGAGACCAGCCTGTGGCTGCGCTGGatg CCCCTCCAGGAGCAGGAGTACAACGGGAACCCCGACGCCGTGGGCTACAAGATCCGGTACGCACGCTCGGACGGGCGAGGGCAGCCGGCGATGCACGTCGTCCACGACCGCGTGGAGCGGGAGTACACCATCGAGGACCTGGAGGAGTGGACCGAATACCGGGTGCAGGTCCAAGCCTTCAACGCCATCGGCTCGGGGCCCTGGAGCCGCTCGGTGGTGGGACGCACCCGGGAGTCAG TGCCCTCCTCCGGCCCCAGCAACGTGTCGGCGCtggccacctcctccagcagcatgCTGGTGCAATGGAGCGACATCCCCGAGGCAGACTGCAACGGCCTCATCCTGGGCTACAAG GTGGTGTACAAGGAGAAGGAATTAGACACGCGTGCCCGGTTCTGGCTGGCGGAGGGCAATGCCTCCCGCAGCGCCCAGCTGACCGGGCTGGGCAAATACACGCTGTATGAGATCCGTGTGCTGGCCTTCACCAGGATCGGTGACGGTGTGCCCAGCCGGCCCCCCATCCTCGAGCGGACGCTGGATGATG TGCCTGGGCCCCCCGTGGGGATCCTCTTCCCCGAAGTGAGGACCACCTTGGTGCGGCTCATCTGGCAGCCACCCACGGCACCCAACGGCATCATCCTGG CGTACCAGGTCACCCACCGCCTCAACACCACCGCCGTCAACTCGGCCGCCGTGGAGGTGCTGGAGCCCAGCGCCCGGCAGTACACGGCCACCAGCCTCCAGCCCGAGGCAACGTACCTTTTCCGCATCGCGGCGCAGACCCGCAAGGGCTGGGGCGAGGCGGCCGAAGCTCTCGTGGTGACCACGGAGAAGAGag accgcccgcagccccccgggaaGCCGCTGGCCCAGCAGGAGGAGGTGCGAGCCCGCAGCGTGATGCTCTCCTGGGAGCCGGGCAGCGACGGGCTCTCCCCCGTCCGCTACTACACGGTGCAGACCCGCGAGCTGCCCGACGGCGAGTGGGCACTGCACTCTGCCTCCGTCAGCCACAACGTGACCGCCTTCGTCGTGGACAG GCTGAAGCCCTTCACCTCCTACAAGTTCCGCGTGAAGGCGACGAACGACATCGGGGACAGCGAGTACAGCGAGGAGTCGGAGTCGCTCACCACCCTGCAGGCAG cccccgaGGAAGCCCCCACCATCCTCTCCGTCACTCCGCATACCACCACGTCGGTGCTCATCCGCTGGCAG CCCCCAGCCGAGGACAAGATCAACGGGATCCTGCTGGGTTTCCGCCTCCGCTACCGCGAGCTGGTGTACGACAGCCTGCGCGGCTTCACCCTGCGCGGCATCGGCAACCCCGGCGCCACGTGGGCCGAGCTCACCC CCGTCTACACCGTGCACAACCTCAGCGAGGTCTCCCTCACCCAGTATGAGCTGGACA ACCTAAGCAAGCACCGGCGCTACGAGATCCGCATGAGTGTGTATAATGCTGTGGGTgagggcccccccagccccccccaggagGTCTTCGTGGGTGAAGCGG TGCCCACCGGCACGCCGCAGAACGTGGCGGTACAGGCGGCCACGGCCACCCAGCTGGATGTCACCTGGGAACCGCCACCGGCCGAGAGCCAGAACGGGGACATCCAGGGCTACAAG atcCACTTCTGGGAGGCCCAGAGCCAGAACGAGAGCGCGCGGGTGAAGACGCTCTTTCTGCCCGAGAACGGGGTGAAGCTGAAGAACCTGACGGGGTACACCTCGTACTGGGTCAGCGTCGCCGCCTTCAATGCTGCGGGAGACggaccccgcagcccccccgtCAAGGGCCGAACGCAGCAGGCAG CCCCCAGCGCTCCCGGCTCCATACGGTTCAGCGAGCTGACCACCACGTCGGTGAACGTGTCCTGGGAGCCACCACCACAGCCCAACGGCGTCCTCGAGGGCTACAGGCTGGTCTACGAGCCCTGCATGCCCGTGGACG CCTCCGTCCCCGCAGGTGTCAGTAAGATCGTGACAGTGGATGTGAAGGGGAACAGCCCGCTGTGGATGAAGGTGAAGGACCTGGCCGAGGGTGTGACGTACCGGTTCCGAATCCGGGCCAAAACCTTCGCCTACGGGCCAGACGTTGAGGCAAACATCACCACGGGGCCTGGGGAAG GTGCCCCCGGCCCCCCTGGCGAGCCCTTCATCTCTCGCTACGGCTCGGCTATCACCATCCACTGGTCGAGCGGGGACCCCGGCCAAGGACCCATCACCAGATACGTCATCGAAGCCCGTCCTTCAG acgAGGGGCTCTGGGACATCCTCATCAAAGACATCCCCAAGGAGGTGACCTCCTACACCTTCAGCACGGACATCCTCAAGCAGGGGGTCAGCTACGACTTCCGCGTCATCGCTGTGAATGACTATGGCTACGGGACCCCCAGCACGCCTTCCCCCTCCGTGTCAG cccagaaagccaacccgTTCTATGAGGAGTGGTGGTTCCTGGTGGTCATCGCCCTGGTGGggctcatcttcatcctcctgCTCGTCTTTGTGCTCATCATCCGCGGGCAGAGCAAGAAGTACGCCAAGAAGTCAGACTCAG GGAACGGTTCCAAGGCGACCGCCCTGAGCCACGGCGAGATGGTGAGCCTGGACGAAGGCAGCTTCCCCGCCTTGGAGCTCAACAACCGGCGTCTCTCCGTCAAGAACTCCTTCTGCCGAAAGAATGGCATCTACACCCG GTCCCCGCCACGGCCCAGCCCCGGCAGCCTCCACTACTCGGACGAGGACGTGACCAAGTACAACGACCTGATCCCCGCCGAGAGCAGCAGCCTGACGGAGAAGCCCTCCGAGGTCTCCGACTCTCAG GGCAGCGACAGCGAATACGAGGTGGACCCCGGCCACCAGAAAGCCCACTCCTTCGTCAACCACTACATCAGCGACCCTACCTACTACAACTCGTGGCGGCGGCAGCAGAAGGGCATCTCACGGGCGCAGGCGTACAGCTACACCGAGAGCGACTCGGGGGAGCCCGACCACGCGCCCCTCTCCAACAGTACCTCCACGCAGCAGGGCAGCCTCTTCCGCCCCAAAGCCAGCAGGACTCCCACCCCCCAGACCCCCGGCAACCCCCCCAGCCAGCCCGGTACACTCTACCGTCCACCCAGTAGCCTGGCCCCTGGCTCCAGAGCCCCCATCgctggattttcttcttttgtttga